The sequence gtatctcttatagttttgttggtctgttggagttctgcatcagatcttcaagtttcgaagataaattatagcctatatgttgaccaggcttaatactgatactacaaagaaaaaatcattgaaatccgttcagtagttcggaagattagcgtgtacaaacaaacagaaatacctacagacaaacagacagaatttttttttggattcgtGCTCCTTTACTGTTTCTTAACCCCACCCAAccctttttttattgtattcaatgtacagacacagtttttttacagatttattatatgtatatagatgacCAAATCTAGCTCTGCACAAAAATCAGCTttctgggaatttttgttatttcaaatgtctattttgaccgggctagtAGGAGAAGCCCAAAATGCATTAAGTGTGCTGGTGATCATCTATCAGCCGACTGCCAACGGAAAACTAGATCCGAAAGCGTTAAGTGTGCGCTGTGTGAAGGAAACTATCCAGCAAATTATAAAGGCTGCAAAATATACAGGGaactacaaaaaaacaaatttccACCAGTACCCCTAAAGATACAGAAATACAGACAGTCATATGATAAGACCAAACAAACAAGTAGCTGGAACATATGTTCTACCAGCTACTGGAACAACGTATGCTGAAATAGTGCATAACAAAATACCACCACAAGCAAGTGAACCTGTCAATAAGACGAACAGTAACCAGAACTCTGATATAAAAGAATTAATGATAACAATGAGATAAATGATGGAACAATTAACAGCAATTACTAAACTAATACTGAATCTCACGACCAAACTAACTGCACACTGGACTCCATAATAATGGTGCTCTGGAACGCCAATGGGCTGTCACAACATACCcttgaggtaaaaaaatatttgaaattaaatatgattGACATAATGTTAATCTCGGAAACCCACTTTACTAGCAAAAGCCATTTCAATATGTTGTCCATATGGGACGACCAGACCGAACTGCGTATCCGAAAATTGAGCTTGCCAGCGTACTACACAGTCTACCAAGCTgaactcctggccatatgcATGGCCACCAGCGAAGCCCTGACCAGCGGAGCGGAGAGCTGTGGCATATGCATTGACTCGCGGGTGGCCCTACAGACTGTGAGCAATCCCGGGTCTATGCACAccctcgcaatcgaggcgcgccgaaacctcagcgtggccttgacTCGAGGCAAAGCCGTGACCTTGTCCTAGATCAAGGCTCACACCGGCATCGATGGCAACGAGCGCACCGACAAGCTTACAAAAGAAGCAGCACTTTCGAGTCGGAGGAAGACAGACTATGACCAGTGCCCGGTCTCATTCGTCAGGAGAGAACTTCGTAGCGAATCGCTTGACGAATGAAACCGGAGGTATAAAACCGGCGAGACGGCCTCCGTCACCAAAGTGTTCTTCCTGGACGCGAGGGAGGCATATTGCTTGGTGCGGAAAATACAACCGCAGGGAATCCTTACTAGCATCTTTACGAGCCATGGGGGGTTCTCCTAATAtttgcaccgcttcaagtgGCGGGAGAGCCCGTCATATGTTTGCGACCCTGTCGAGGAATCTGTCGAACACATTTTGTTTCAGTGCCCAGTGTTTGGAACAAAACGATTCGAACTAGTCCAAAAAATAGATACATATGTGACAATCGGCGAAGCCTTCAGGCTGGTCGCAAGCAAAAGGATAAGAAGTCATTTTATAGACTACGCGGAACACATCTGCAGAATTGTTGTGGAGAGGAAAGCACCAGACTAAATCGGGGCGTTTCTcttcacaacaaaataaatgagaCGAAAAATCGTTAAGATATATAATGTCTCATATCATGTCAGAGGTACACTGCAGTACCCAAGATGGGtgcattttaaaagtaaaacctaACCTAAAGACACCAACAAAGGATGCGTCCAGGGCTCGGTAGGGGGTCCAATTCTCTAGAATTTGATGGAATGATTGGATTATTCGTTGTAAAAATGTTGTGTTTTATTGACCTTTTCCCGGTACTTTCTTGACAGAGTGTACGTCGAATCAAAAGTATCCTTGtattattaggtaggtaaatagacccatcagccacatttttttttattttatttattcctttatttcaggcaactaaggcccataaaaatacaatacaaaaatttaaaaaatacttataaactaatacatacatatgcttacttataacaataaatacaatactgtaatatttaacttaaaatactatacatacatacaaaataacaaagaaaataaaaactactgcaCACGAATcatcggcgtcgtgttacgctgactggtgtcacgtagccggccacgaaaccggcggAACACAACACCTTTCGGCCAAAGGTCCTCCTTTAGGAACTTTTCGAGATCGCTCGTCGGAACACGCACCACAAACGAATTGAAGTTCATGTTGTGACGCGGCTCCAACCTCTCGACCCTCAAGGTCCATTTGGTCTTTATGCACAGGTACTCCACGATCTCCTCAGCCTTCGTGGAGTGGTGCCGTCTGGAAACGTACAGCAGCGTCGTATGAATAGCTGGACGCAGCAGCATATTGGGTCCCGTCAGTGCAGTACCGCACTGGTTCCGACAAGGaggcttcttcttcttcctcttctcTACCACCTTGAAACCATCCTTATCGCACGTGTCCTTCTGTGGACCCTGCCTCTTCAAAACCTGTTTTGGTTTCGACTGGCTCCTTTTACCCCCTTTTGGTTTTTCCGCTGGTTTTGCCTGCGAGATTTGAGGCCCAGCAGGCTTATTAGCGGCTACTATTGCTGCGTAGGCTTGTTTGGGGGTCACTAAACCCACGCAAGTCATCGTCTCTACCAGTGGCGAGGCAGGGACGGTGGCGGCACACGTTGCAACGCATGCATTCTCGGCAGTTGGTGACGCATTCGAGCCCGCCGACTCGAAACTGCAGATGGAAGCATTTTTTGCCTCGCGACGCGTGTTTACATTTACAGCGTCGACATTCGTAGGTGACCTACTTGCAGAAATTGCATTGCGCAATGGTACTACTTCTGCCCGTAGATCACTGATGGTGTTGTTGGACACCTCCAGCTGATGCTGTATCTCAGCCTGGCTCTGCTTCAGGAGTGTGATGTCCTTCAGCAGCCTGGTGACGTCTACGTGGTCGAACGTGACGGGAGGAAGCTTGTGCAGATCCTTCGCCACGAATTCAGGCACGTCGTTCGGGTCGGTCTCCTTGAACATCGTTATGATGTCCTGGACACTCTTCTGTGTGCCATCCCTTCGACGAGACGGCATCTGGCTAACTTTGCCAAGTGTCGTGAACAACAGCAACTTGGCACTGCTAATCTCATCCTCCTTGAAAGATGATTTGCAGATCTGCATGATGCTGACTTCGTCCATATAATCGATggcatccttactaatattataaatcggaaagtgagtttgtttgtttgtttgttccgttttcacgccgtaactactgaaccgattgctttgaaattttgcagacgtaaagtcagaagtccggattaaataatagggtactttttatgaCGAAAAAATAGacattcccgagggaaaacaaaaatattgtttgcttgatggatggattgtagatggcgctgtgtgtcgtttaaaacaaggtaatatattgcaaacgaatataaacatgtaaaagaagctaaatgatacgataatgaatcctccaaaatgaggaattcccgagggatgacgtacaatttgttttatcgtcttaactgttttttttacatctacttatcctgaaataactataattcaacgaattactaattggtaaaagtattagttaagttatttagttcttgaggtatgcgatagatggcgctgggtgtttttaaaacgtggtaacgatgtgtttttaaaatacgtaagaagtggaatgatagctttttaaaacgtggtgacgttgttttttttaagatacgtaagaagtgcaatgatatctcgcgctttaacctgtagctcattgttcaatcgcgagcttcccgatagctcgatagatggcgtactatttatctttactactctactactactactttttatcaacacaccacgcgggcgaagccgctggcggaagctagtgttttataaatgCCAACACCTCATTGGCTATAAGCGTTTGATTACTCATAGCCGAAATCGGGCAGCGGCTATAGCCGCGCAATTCGCGAATGTAATATTCGTACACTGCAGCGCAAACGCATCCGTACTTGACCGCGCATCGCACTGCACTCGTGCAATTTTGTGGAACCGCAACCTTTTTACTGTATGACTTTTGACAATATGTTCTGACGC is a genomic window of Helicoverpa zea isolate HzStark_Cry1AcR chromosome 6, ilHelZeax1.1, whole genome shotgun sequence containing:
- the LOC124631223 gene encoding uncharacterized protein LOC124631223, which codes for MSNQTLIANEVLAFIKHAIDYMDEVSIMQICKSSFKEDEISSAKLLLFTTLGKVSQMPSRRRDGTQKSVQDIITMFKETDPNDVPEFVAKDLHKLPPVTFDHVDVTRLLKDITLLKQSQAEIQHQLEVSNNTISDLRAEVVPLRNAISASRSPTNVDAVNVNTRREAKNASICSFESAGSNASPTAENACVATCAATVPASPLVETMTCVGLVTPKQAYAAIVAANKPAGPQISQAKPAEKPKGGKRSQSKPKQVLKRQGPQKDTCDKDGFKVVEKRKKKKPPCRNQCGTALTGPNMLLRPAIHTTLLYVSRRHHSTKAEEIVEYLCIKTKWTLRVERLEPRHNMNFNSFVVRVPTSDLEKFLKEDLWPKGVVFRRFRGRLRDTSQRNTTPMIRVQ